One window of the Zea mays cultivar B73 chromosome 3, Zm-B73-REFERENCE-NAM-5.0, whole genome shotgun sequence genome contains the following:
- the LOC100384198 gene encoding uncharacterized protein isoform X1, whose protein sequence is MAAEPREPTSSLDAQLAASSSSAAGVGGPNPCCATQWKNCQKLVRSRTALREAVKLLQAENEKLRKENSELSKVCKEEHLRGDSAEAARATESDARDLLEKEIIELKTQNMSLKQTQNTCKNNDELLRISELEEENRKLIQILGEERKKITSEKKKIEEEKCKTLEMQRIWKSEAQKSEEYRRVADTERKVANDWRASCERLRSEANELRAQLTAQIQKTEEILKRAEAEKQKVAREKKRADSEKSLSEKNRTLVEVEKKKVTEEKCRADNLFAKLEEQKKLNEHLRTSIQVETKNAIEEKKRGDHLFQKLEEMREQTECLQRKANEFSAGRDVISSGKCGRRHIDRISENANVKLLKEKLKLKKEQLKHVKNVSKLDKAKTALIRRELQSLKQDWTQLLGRFNMLDDHLARGVEDIHVLTQLNQHPEIHGFEQKLLPNDSVPAPYFRLQAGTVPFGSSIPSEYTSYQLPRESCSRSISGTSSELCPPLGSSHRLLKSKCQHRSSCPTSISDEKFMGSQGKDNLFVSSTDIRKKQDSVVPELAPKIRNDRALPCGTLTDRRETLGGDRKRKHTKMSQDPSAFLPSKNDLLHLKSKVPATTSNVALSFDDDPLCLQQGNNTICVTEGDMDKAPSFSFPSKVSCGGNGCTSSKFASLIPFEEMVRENCLKLLNLDDDADEEKFRKAKERPHSPNLSIIRPRRTKLPTYAEPHSLGRSLNGCPALGSDAIDSKTRSKASEVKEPVIQKSTQNYIQLDPSSNTIECSGIAKPLFVNDKSNAAVNVSCSTSLVVVPASTSFDSLLHEHVAQNSVASSAEALDSISRPMLSGGGHSDSILHLSKEVSNKNNSHLICDKSSPGLQANVRTSETTVTKPNNSVSNSLLRHHHGSENPPLHLVGFTRMKRSKMINIFRYWEILSSQSQKHSDEASVDGPLLDKVSTDTMLPIDEKVSLIFSLLLWDTRFTEETFVDGNFASSAFSSSVKSHMETRWTILRGNDLDLLNSLIEDFLLNKEVVVCEKTGQKVFGANKDHELDDETGVQLSVKPAKINEFIAACILLASICGEVGRVDIVLEVSYKVLQMGKSNILWTLLALHVFASMCGDKFLAPKSCNFLMTTIRLVVLLLESNDTSLCLVSSYIQSNKPTTLPSCAHCLFNVDTVSIDGFISSLLDELDLCSLQWNNRTCSNENITRCSSHMVSSGLDTRCSETCNIFKQGKLSEDTHNYPAEINLCYFTELISLLELFGIYMSCEWTYNNVVIRLLEILELCMCRDYSAALLVLVSQLGRSFVDDVGYEERSVSKLRNKLSLLLTGAHFTKSWSLSVQFTAIGALVSVLPLPFDKIVATGSRQLSGSFDVEMKQISEWFVQLSSEHQYLARSFFSC, encoded by the exons TGTGCAAGGAGGAACACCTCCGAGGTGATTCAGCAGAAGCAGCTAGGGCAACTGAGTCTGATGCCAGAGATCTATTGGAAAAGGAGATAATTGAATTAAAGACACAGAACATgagtttgaagcaaacacaaaataCCTGCAAAAATAATGATGAACTTTTACGTATCTCTGAATTAGAGGAAGAAAATAGAAAGCTCATACAGATTTTAGGAGAAGAAAGGAAGAAGATCACTTCTGAGAAGaaaaaaattgaagaagaaaagtGCAAAACTCTAGAAATGCAAAGGATATGGAAGTCAGAAGCACAGAAGTCTGAAGAGTATAGAAGAGTTGCTGATACTGAAAGAAAAGTTGCCAATGATTGGAGAGCATCATGTGAAAGGTTGAGGAGTGAAGCAAATGAACTCAGAGCTCAGTTGACTGCTCAAATTCAGAAAACAGAAGAAATACTTAAAAGGGCTGAAGCGGAGAAGCAGAAGGTCGCCAGAGAAAAGAAACGTGCTGATTCAGAGAAATCATTATCTGAAAAGAATAGAACACTTGTTGAAGTTGAGAAGAAAAAAGTAACAGAAGAAAAGTGCCGTGCTGACAATTTATTTGCTAAGTTAGAGGAGCAGAAGAAACTCAATGAACATTTGCGAACTAGCATACAGGTTGAAACGAAGAATGCAATAGAAGAGAAAAAACGAGGAGACCATTTGTTTCAGAAATTAGAAGAGATGAGAGAACAGACTGAATGTTTACAGAGAAAGGCAAATGAATTCTCTGCAGGTAGAGATGTAATTTCTTCTGGCAAGTGTGGCCGGCGACACATTGATAGAATTTCTGAGAATGCAAACGTTAAGCTTCTCAAAGAGAAACTTAAGCTGAAAAAAGAACAACTAAAGCATGTCAAGAATGTGTCCAAGCTAGATAAAGCAAAAACTGCTTTAATAAGAAGAGAGCTTCAAAGTTTAAAGCAAGACTGGACACAGCTACTGGGTCGGTTTAACATGCTGGATGACCACCTTGCACGTGGTGTTGAAGATATTCATGTCTTAACACAG TTGAATCAGCATCCAGAGATACATGGCTTTGAACAGAAGCTGCTTCCTAATGATTCAGTTCCTGCCCCATATTTTCGGTTGCAGGCTGGGACAGTTCCATTTGGCTCTTCTATCCCAAGTGAATACACTTCATATCAGTTGCCCAGAGAAAGCTGCTCACGATCAATCTCAGGTACTAGTTCTGAATTATGCCCCCCTCTTGGTAGCTCTCACAGACTGCTGAAGTCAAAATGTCAGCACAGATCTTCATGTCCAACATCCATATCTGATGAAAAATTCATGGGCTCACAGGGCAAGGATAACCTATTTGTCTCATCGACAGATATCAGGAAAAAACAGGATTCAGTTGTTCCCGAGCTGGCTCCTAAAATTAGAAATGATAGAGCATTGCCTTGTGGTACGCTTACAGATAGAAGAGAAACACTTGGTGGTGATAGGAAGAGAAAACACACCAAAATGTCTCAAGACCCCTCTGCTTTTCTTCCCTCAAAAAATGATTTGCTACATTTGAAATCAAAGGTGCCTGCTACCACTTCAAATGTTGCATTATCCTTTGATGATGATCCTTTGTGTCTGCAGCAAGGAAATAACACCATATGTGTTACTGAAGGTGACATGGATAAAGCTCCTTCATTCAGTTTCCCTTCTAAAGTGTCTTGTGGAGGAAATGGCTGTACTAGTAGCAAGTTTGCTTCATTGATCCCCTTTGAGGAAATGGTCAGGGAAAACTGCTTAAAGTTGCTCAATTTGGATGATGATGCAGATGAGGAAAAGTTTAGAAAGGCAAAGGAGAGACCCCATTCACCAAACCTGAGCATCATCCGACCCCGTAGAACTAAACTGCCAACGTATGCAGAACCTCACAGCTTGGGTAGATCTCTCAACGGTTGTCCTGCCTTAGGATCTGATGCCATTGATTCCAAGACAAGGTCCAAAGCATCGGAAGTTAAAGAGCCTGTAATTCAGAAATCGACTCAAAATTATATCCAGCTTGATCCGTCGTCAAATACAATCGAGTGTAGTGGCATTGCTAAACCTCTTTTTGTGAATGATAAATCCAATGCAGCTGTCAATGTTTCTTGTAGCACCAGTTTGGTTGTAGTGCCAGCGAGCACTTCTTTTGACAGCCTTTTGCATGAGCATGTGGCCCAGAATTCTGTAGCATCTTCTGCTGAGGCATTAGACAGTATAAGCAGACCAATGTTATCGGGAGGTGGTCATTCAGATTCCATTTTACATTTGTCCAAGGAAGTGTCTAACAAAAACAACTCACATCTGATTTGTGACAAATCAAGTCCTGGGCTGCAAGCTAATGTTCGGACAAGTGAAACAACAGTGACCAAGCCAAACAATTCGGTCTCGAATAGTTTGCTTCGGCACCATCATGGATCCGAAAACCCTCCATTGCACTTAGTTGGATTTACAAGAATGAAAAGAAGCAAAATGATTAACATATTTCGGTATTGGGAGATACTGAGTTCTCAATCTCAAAAGCATTCTGACGAAGCTTCAGTTGATGGTCCACTGCTTGATAAAGTGTCAACTGACACAATGCTACCTATAGA CGAGAAGGTTTCCCTCATATTTTCCCTTTTGTTGTGGGATACTAGATTCACTGAAGAAACTTTTGTGGATGGAAATTTTGCCTCATCAGCTTTTTCGTCGAGTG TGAAATCTCATATGGAAACAAGGTGGACCATTCTGAGAGGGAATGACCTTGATCTTCTTAActccttaattgaagattttctcCTGAACAAAGAAGTTGTAGTCTGCGAGAAAACAGGACAGAAGGTTTTTGGCGCAAACAAGGATCATGAATTGGATGATGAAACTGGTGTACAGCTATCTGTTAAACCTGCAAAAATAAATGAATTTATCGCGGCTTGCATTCTGTTGGCTTCAATATGCGGGGAAGTTGGTAGAGTGGACATTGTATTAGAGGTTTCGTACAAAGTTCTTCAGATGGGTAAAAGTAATATTTTGTGGACTCTACTGGCTCTCCATGTCTTTGCTTCCATGTGTGGTGATAAGTTTCTCGCACCAAAGAGTTGCAACTTTCTCATGACAACTATACGGTTAGTTGTCCTGCTTCTTGAGAGCAACGACACTTCTCTGTGCCTTGTGTCATCATATATCCAGTCAAACAAGCCAACAACATTACCATCCTGTGCACATTGTCTGTTTAATGTGGATACGGTTTCCATTGATGGCTTCATCTCTTCACTGTTGGATGAGTTGGATTTATGTTCTCTGCAATGGAACAACCGCACCTgctcaaatgaaaatatcacaagGTGCAGTTCGCATATGGTATCAAGTGGACTTGATACCAGATGTAGTGAAACTTGTAATATCTTCAAGCAAGGAAAACTATCTGAGGATACTCATAACTACCCAGCAGAGATTAATTTATGCTACTTCACCGAGCTAATTTCTTTGCTCGAGCTCTTTGGGATCTATATG AGCTGCGAGTGGACATACAACAATGTCGTTATCCGTCTTCTGGAGATTCTGGAATTGTGCATGTGCCGTGACTATTCAGCTGCTCTGTTAGTACTTGTGAGCCAACTTGGAAG GTCATTTGTCGATGATGTTGGTTACGAGGAGAGAAGTGTTAGTAAGCTAAGGAACAAATTATCGTTATTGTTAACAGGGGCACATTTTACAAAATCATGGAGTTTAAGTGTTCAGTTTACTGCCATTGGTGCATTGGTCAGCGTCCTTCCACTGCCATTTGATAAAATTGTTGCCACTGGAAGTAGACAATTATCAGGTTCCTTCGATGTGGAAATGAAACAGATTTCTGAATGGTTTGTCCAGTTAAGCAGCGAGCATCAATATTTAGCTCGTTCCTTTTTTAGCTGTTAG
- the LOC100384198 gene encoding uncharacterized protein isoform X2, whose protein sequence is MCKEEHLRGDSAEAARATESDARDLLEKEIIELKTQNMSLKQTQNTCKNNDELLRISELEEENRKLIQILGEERKKITSEKKKIEEEKCKTLEMQRIWKSEAQKSEEYRRVADTERKVANDWRASCERLRSEANELRAQLTAQIQKTEEILKRAEAEKQKVAREKKRADSEKSLSEKNRTLVEVEKKKVTEEKCRADNLFAKLEEQKKLNEHLRTSIQVETKNAIEEKKRGDHLFQKLEEMREQTECLQRKANEFSAGRDVISSGKCGRRHIDRISENANVKLLKEKLKLKKEQLKHVKNVSKLDKAKTALIRRELQSLKQDWTQLLGRFNMLDDHLARGVEDIHVLTQLNQHPEIHGFEQKLLPNDSVPAPYFRLQAGTVPFGSSIPSEYTSYQLPRESCSRSISGTSSELCPPLGSSHRLLKSKCQHRSSCPTSISDEKFMGSQGKDNLFVSSTDIRKKQDSVVPELAPKIRNDRALPCGTLTDRRETLGGDRKRKHTKMSQDPSAFLPSKNDLLHLKSKVPATTSNVALSFDDDPLCLQQGNNTICVTEGDMDKAPSFSFPSKVSCGGNGCTSSKFASLIPFEEMVRENCLKLLNLDDDADEEKFRKAKERPHSPNLSIIRPRRTKLPTYAEPHSLGRSLNGCPALGSDAIDSKTRSKASEVKEPVIQKSTQNYIQLDPSSNTIECSGIAKPLFVNDKSNAAVNVSCSTSLVVVPASTSFDSLLHEHVAQNSVASSAEALDSISRPMLSGGGHSDSILHLSKEVSNKNNSHLICDKSSPGLQANVRTSETTVTKPNNSVSNSLLRHHHGSENPPLHLVGFTRMKRSKMINIFRYWEILSSQSQKHSDEASVDGPLLDKVSTDTMLPIDEKVSLIFSLLLWDTRFTEETFVDGNFASSAFSSSVKSHMETRWTILRGNDLDLLNSLIEDFLLNKEVVVCEKTGQKVFGANKDHELDDETGVQLSVKPAKINEFIAACILLASICGEVGRVDIVLEVSYKVLQMGKSNILWTLLALHVFASMCGDKFLAPKSCNFLMTTIRLVVLLLESNDTSLCLVSSYIQSNKPTTLPSCAHCLFNVDTVSIDGFISSLLDELDLCSLQWNNRTCSNENITRCSSHMVSSGLDTRCSETCNIFKQGKLSEDTHNYPAEINLCYFTELISLLELFGIYMSCEWTYNNVVIRLLEILELCMCRDYSAALLVLVSQLGRSFVDDVGYEERSVSKLRNKLSLLLTGAHFTKSWSLSVQFTAIGALVSVLPLPFDKIVATGSRQLSGSFDVEMKQISEWFVQLSSEHQYLARSFFSC, encoded by the exons TGTGCAAGGAGGAACACCTCCGAGGTGATTCAGCAGAAGCAGCTAGGGCAACTGAGTCTGATGCCAGAGATCTATTGGAAAAGGAGATAATTGAATTAAAGACACAGAACATgagtttgaagcaaacacaaaataCCTGCAAAAATAATGATGAACTTTTACGTATCTCTGAATTAGAGGAAGAAAATAGAAAGCTCATACAGATTTTAGGAGAAGAAAGGAAGAAGATCACTTCTGAGAAGaaaaaaattgaagaagaaaagtGCAAAACTCTAGAAATGCAAAGGATATGGAAGTCAGAAGCACAGAAGTCTGAAGAGTATAGAAGAGTTGCTGATACTGAAAGAAAAGTTGCCAATGATTGGAGAGCATCATGTGAAAGGTTGAGGAGTGAAGCAAATGAACTCAGAGCTCAGTTGACTGCTCAAATTCAGAAAACAGAAGAAATACTTAAAAGGGCTGAAGCGGAGAAGCAGAAGGTCGCCAGAGAAAAGAAACGTGCTGATTCAGAGAAATCATTATCTGAAAAGAATAGAACACTTGTTGAAGTTGAGAAGAAAAAAGTAACAGAAGAAAAGTGCCGTGCTGACAATTTATTTGCTAAGTTAGAGGAGCAGAAGAAACTCAATGAACATTTGCGAACTAGCATACAGGTTGAAACGAAGAATGCAATAGAAGAGAAAAAACGAGGAGACCATTTGTTTCAGAAATTAGAAGAGATGAGAGAACAGACTGAATGTTTACAGAGAAAGGCAAATGAATTCTCTGCAGGTAGAGATGTAATTTCTTCTGGCAAGTGTGGCCGGCGACACATTGATAGAATTTCTGAGAATGCAAACGTTAAGCTTCTCAAAGAGAAACTTAAGCTGAAAAAAGAACAACTAAAGCATGTCAAGAATGTGTCCAAGCTAGATAAAGCAAAAACTGCTTTAATAAGAAGAGAGCTTCAAAGTTTAAAGCAAGACTGGACACAGCTACTGGGTCGGTTTAACATGCTGGATGACCACCTTGCACGTGGTGTTGAAGATATTCATGTCTTAACACAG TTGAATCAGCATCCAGAGATACATGGCTTTGAACAGAAGCTGCTTCCTAATGATTCAGTTCCTGCCCCATATTTTCGGTTGCAGGCTGGGACAGTTCCATTTGGCTCTTCTATCCCAAGTGAATACACTTCATATCAGTTGCCCAGAGAAAGCTGCTCACGATCAATCTCAGGTACTAGTTCTGAATTATGCCCCCCTCTTGGTAGCTCTCACAGACTGCTGAAGTCAAAATGTCAGCACAGATCTTCATGTCCAACATCCATATCTGATGAAAAATTCATGGGCTCACAGGGCAAGGATAACCTATTTGTCTCATCGACAGATATCAGGAAAAAACAGGATTCAGTTGTTCCCGAGCTGGCTCCTAAAATTAGAAATGATAGAGCATTGCCTTGTGGTACGCTTACAGATAGAAGAGAAACACTTGGTGGTGATAGGAAGAGAAAACACACCAAAATGTCTCAAGACCCCTCTGCTTTTCTTCCCTCAAAAAATGATTTGCTACATTTGAAATCAAAGGTGCCTGCTACCACTTCAAATGTTGCATTATCCTTTGATGATGATCCTTTGTGTCTGCAGCAAGGAAATAACACCATATGTGTTACTGAAGGTGACATGGATAAAGCTCCTTCATTCAGTTTCCCTTCTAAAGTGTCTTGTGGAGGAAATGGCTGTACTAGTAGCAAGTTTGCTTCATTGATCCCCTTTGAGGAAATGGTCAGGGAAAACTGCTTAAAGTTGCTCAATTTGGATGATGATGCAGATGAGGAAAAGTTTAGAAAGGCAAAGGAGAGACCCCATTCACCAAACCTGAGCATCATCCGACCCCGTAGAACTAAACTGCCAACGTATGCAGAACCTCACAGCTTGGGTAGATCTCTCAACGGTTGTCCTGCCTTAGGATCTGATGCCATTGATTCCAAGACAAGGTCCAAAGCATCGGAAGTTAAAGAGCCTGTAATTCAGAAATCGACTCAAAATTATATCCAGCTTGATCCGTCGTCAAATACAATCGAGTGTAGTGGCATTGCTAAACCTCTTTTTGTGAATGATAAATCCAATGCAGCTGTCAATGTTTCTTGTAGCACCAGTTTGGTTGTAGTGCCAGCGAGCACTTCTTTTGACAGCCTTTTGCATGAGCATGTGGCCCAGAATTCTGTAGCATCTTCTGCTGAGGCATTAGACAGTATAAGCAGACCAATGTTATCGGGAGGTGGTCATTCAGATTCCATTTTACATTTGTCCAAGGAAGTGTCTAACAAAAACAACTCACATCTGATTTGTGACAAATCAAGTCCTGGGCTGCAAGCTAATGTTCGGACAAGTGAAACAACAGTGACCAAGCCAAACAATTCGGTCTCGAATAGTTTGCTTCGGCACCATCATGGATCCGAAAACCCTCCATTGCACTTAGTTGGATTTACAAGAATGAAAAGAAGCAAAATGATTAACATATTTCGGTATTGGGAGATACTGAGTTCTCAATCTCAAAAGCATTCTGACGAAGCTTCAGTTGATGGTCCACTGCTTGATAAAGTGTCAACTGACACAATGCTACCTATAGA CGAGAAGGTTTCCCTCATATTTTCCCTTTTGTTGTGGGATACTAGATTCACTGAAGAAACTTTTGTGGATGGAAATTTTGCCTCATCAGCTTTTTCGTCGAGTG TGAAATCTCATATGGAAACAAGGTGGACCATTCTGAGAGGGAATGACCTTGATCTTCTTAActccttaattgaagattttctcCTGAACAAAGAAGTTGTAGTCTGCGAGAAAACAGGACAGAAGGTTTTTGGCGCAAACAAGGATCATGAATTGGATGATGAAACTGGTGTACAGCTATCTGTTAAACCTGCAAAAATAAATGAATTTATCGCGGCTTGCATTCTGTTGGCTTCAATATGCGGGGAAGTTGGTAGAGTGGACATTGTATTAGAGGTTTCGTACAAAGTTCTTCAGATGGGTAAAAGTAATATTTTGTGGACTCTACTGGCTCTCCATGTCTTTGCTTCCATGTGTGGTGATAAGTTTCTCGCACCAAAGAGTTGCAACTTTCTCATGACAACTATACGGTTAGTTGTCCTGCTTCTTGAGAGCAACGACACTTCTCTGTGCCTTGTGTCATCATATATCCAGTCAAACAAGCCAACAACATTACCATCCTGTGCACATTGTCTGTTTAATGTGGATACGGTTTCCATTGATGGCTTCATCTCTTCACTGTTGGATGAGTTGGATTTATGTTCTCTGCAATGGAACAACCGCACCTgctcaaatgaaaatatcacaagGTGCAGTTCGCATATGGTATCAAGTGGACTTGATACCAGATGTAGTGAAACTTGTAATATCTTCAAGCAAGGAAAACTATCTGAGGATACTCATAACTACCCAGCAGAGATTAATTTATGCTACTTCACCGAGCTAATTTCTTTGCTCGAGCTCTTTGGGATCTATATG AGCTGCGAGTGGACATACAACAATGTCGTTATCCGTCTTCTGGAGATTCTGGAATTGTGCATGTGCCGTGACTATTCAGCTGCTCTGTTAGTACTTGTGAGCCAACTTGGAAG GTCATTTGTCGATGATGTTGGTTACGAGGAGAGAAGTGTTAGTAAGCTAAGGAACAAATTATCGTTATTGTTAACAGGGGCACATTTTACAAAATCATGGAGTTTAAGTGTTCAGTTTACTGCCATTGGTGCATTGGTCAGCGTCCTTCCACTGCCATTTGATAAAATTGTTGCCACTGGAAGTAGACAATTATCAGGTTCCTTCGATGTGGAAATGAAACAGATTTCTGAATGGTTTGTCCAGTTAAGCAGCGAGCATCAATATTTAGCTCGTTCCTTTTTTAGCTGTTAG